The proteins below come from a single Gemmatimonadota bacterium genomic window:
- a CDS encoding IS3 family transposase (programmed frameshift): protein MRRSKFTESQIVGALKEVEGGVPIAEVIRKHGISRATFFTWKSKYGGATVAELRRLKELEAENAKLKRMYAELALENTAIKDVLSRKPVTPPAKRQVIAILVADHGLSVRRACQVASLSRAAYYRPPLDRLDRDAPVIAALTALVAEMPQWGFWLCYDALRLAGHPWNWKRVYRVYCALRLNLPRRTKRRVPARVQQPLDAPAVLNGMWALDFMSDMLYNGTRFRTLNVMDEGNREALAVEIALSMPAVRVTAVLDQLVAIHGAPTAMRCDNGPELISAELAQWCTRHAVRLRHIQPGKPNQNAYIERFNGSYRKEVLDAYLFGSLDDVRVETERWLTIYNTRRPHLSLGRVPPLTFLPRSTRAAESSYERSHARVS from the exons ATGCGCCGTTCCAAGTTCACCGAATCGCAGATCGTCGGAGCGTTGAAGGAAGTCGAGGGTGGGGTGCCGATTGCGGAGGTCATCCGGAAACACGGGATCAGCCGGGCGACCTTCTTCACCTGGAAGTCGAAGTACGGCGGCGCGACGGTCGCGGAACTCCGCCGCTTGAAGGAGCTGGAAGCGGAGAACGCCAAGCTGAAGCGGATGTACGCCGAGTTGGCGCTCGAGAACACCGCCATCAAAGACGTCCTCTCGCGCAAGC CTGTAACGCCGCCCGCGAAGCGGCAGGTGATCGCGATCCTGGTGGCCGACCACGGGCTGTCCGTGCGCCGCGCGTGCCAGGTCGCGTCCCTCTCGCGGGCGGCATACTACCGACCGCCGCTGGATCGACTCGACCGCGATGCGCCCGTGATCGCGGCGCTGACCGCGCTCGTCGCCGAGATGCCCCAGTGGGGCTTCTGGCTCTGCTACGATGCGCTGCGCCTCGCGGGCCATCCGTGGAACTGGAAGCGCGTGTATCGCGTCTACTGCGCGCTCCGACTGAACTTGCCTCGCCGGACGAAGCGGCGGGTGCCGGCCCGCGTGCAGCAGCCGCTCGATGCGCCGGCGGTGCTCAACGGGATGTGGGCGCTCGATTTCATGTCGGACATGCTGTACAACGGCACACGCTTTCGCACGCTGAACGTGATGGACGAGGGGAACCGCGAGGCACTGGCGGTGGAGATCGCGCTGTCGATGCCGGCGGTGCGCGTCACCGCAGTGCTCGATCAGCTCGTCGCGATCCACGGCGCACCGACGGCCATGCGCTGCGACAACGGCCCCGAACTGATTTCTGCGGAACTCGCGCAGTGGTGTACGCGGCACGCCGTCCGGCTCCGGCACATCCAGCCGGGCAAACCCAACCAGAACGCGTACATCGAACGCTTCAACGGGAGCTATCGGAAGGAAGTCCTGGACGCGTATCTTTTCGGCTCGCTCGACGATGTCCGCGTCGAGACGGAGCGATGGCTCACGATCTACAATACGCGGCGCCCGCATCTCAGCCTCGGCCGGGTCCCGCCGCTCACCTTTCTGCCGAGGTCAACCCGGGCCGCCGAGTCTAGCTACGAACGGTCTCATGCACGGGTAAGCTGA
- a CDS encoding FAD-dependent oxidoreductase, giving the protein MAPTNVNDPHHYHKVVDCQYACPAHTNVPGYLRLIAQGRYTDSYLMNRASNVFPGILGRTCDRPCEPACRRGRVDGKPVAICRLKRVAADLRDDITDQLPTAPAVKNGKRVALVGAGPSALTVANDLLPLGYDVTIYEKNAQPGGLMRVNIPSFRLPAKVLDDECGYIINMGATMKYGTEVSSMKALLAEGYDAVYVGSGAPKGKELDIEGRWDESAKPNIHIGIEWLANVHFEHVEKIGKRVVIIGVGNTAMDCCRTAKRVGATDVKVIARRSRKYFKASPWELEDAEEEQVAILENHAPKRFVIENGKLVGMEFEQLEWSEAAGKQVSKVTGTVIIPCDDVILAIGQDNAFPWIERDLGLEFDKWEMPVVDKVTHQSTRSDVFFGGDAAWGPQNIIWAVEHGHQAAISIHNHCAAAPVTERLEYGMNLVSAKLGMQSWSYHNDFNPSPRQKMTHEELVKRFSSVNVEVELGYTPEQTALEVQRCLNCDVETHFTDKLCIECDACVDVCPVSCLTIAVVGDEADLRTRLSAPAANMTQDIFVSGALPQTKRVMVKDEDICLHCGLCAERCPTAAWDMRKFELLVPYAGATLESIIPAHIAAAGAAR; this is encoded by the coding sequence TTGGCCCCGACCAACGTCAACGATCCCCACCACTACCACAAAGTGGTGGACTGCCAGTACGCGTGCCCGGCACATACCAACGTGCCAGGTTACCTCCGCCTCATCGCGCAGGGTCGGTACACCGACTCGTACCTGATGAACCGCGCGTCGAACGTGTTCCCGGGTATTCTCGGACGCACATGCGATCGCCCCTGCGAGCCGGCCTGCCGCCGCGGCCGCGTGGACGGCAAGCCGGTCGCCATCTGCCGCCTCAAGCGCGTGGCCGCCGATCTGCGGGACGACATCACCGATCAGCTCCCGACCGCGCCGGCCGTGAAGAACGGCAAGCGCGTGGCGCTTGTTGGCGCGGGGCCGAGCGCGCTCACCGTGGCCAACGACCTGCTGCCGCTTGGCTACGACGTCACTATCTACGAGAAGAACGCGCAGCCCGGCGGGCTGATGCGCGTGAACATTCCGAGTTTCCGTTTGCCGGCGAAAGTGCTCGACGACGAGTGCGGATACATCATCAACATGGGTGCCACCATGAAGTACGGCACCGAAGTCTCGTCGATGAAAGCGCTGCTCGCCGAGGGCTACGACGCCGTGTACGTCGGCAGCGGCGCGCCCAAGGGAAAGGAACTCGACATCGAAGGCCGCTGGGACGAGAGCGCCAAGCCGAACATCCATATCGGCATCGAGTGGCTGGCCAACGTGCACTTCGAACACGTGGAGAAGATTGGCAAGCGCGTGGTCATCATTGGCGTGGGCAACACCGCCATGGATTGCTGCCGCACCGCCAAGCGCGTCGGGGCCACCGATGTGAAGGTCATCGCGCGCCGCTCGCGCAAATATTTCAAAGCCTCGCCGTGGGAACTCGAGGACGCCGAGGAGGAACAGGTGGCGATTCTCGAGAACCATGCGCCCAAGCGGTTCGTCATCGAAAACGGCAAGCTCGTGGGCATGGAGTTCGAGCAGCTCGAGTGGTCCGAGGCTGCCGGCAAGCAGGTGAGCAAAGTCACCGGAACCGTGATCATTCCCTGCGACGATGTGATTCTCGCCATCGGTCAGGACAACGCCTTCCCGTGGATTGAGCGCGACCTCGGCCTCGAGTTCGACAAGTGGGAGATGCCGGTCGTCGACAAGGTTACGCACCAGAGCACGCGGTCTGACGTGTTCTTTGGCGGCGATGCCGCATGGGGACCGCAGAACATCATTTGGGCGGTGGAGCACGGGCACCAAGCGGCCATCTCCATTCACAATCATTGCGCTGCCGCGCCGGTCACCGAACGGCTCGAGTACGGCATGAACCTCGTGAGCGCCAAGCTCGGTATGCAGAGCTGGAGCTACCATAACGATTTCAATCCGAGTCCGCGGCAGAAGATGACGCACGAGGAGCTGGTGAAGCGCTTCTCGAGCGTGAACGTCGAAGTCGAACTCGGCTACACGCCGGAGCAAACGGCCCTCGAAGTGCAGCGCTGCCTCAACTGCGACGTCGAAACGCACTTTACCGACAAACTGTGCATTGAGTGCGATGCCTGCGTGGACGTCTGTCCGGTCAGCTGCCTGACGATTGCGGTTGTGGGCGACGAAGCCGACTTGCGCACGCGGCTCAGCGCGCCGGCGGCAAACATGACGCAGGACATCTTTGTGAGCGGTGCGTTGCCGCAAACCAAGCGCGTGATGGTGAAGGACGAAGACATCTGTCTGCACTGCGGGCTGTGCGCCGAACGCTGCCCGACGGCGGCGTGGGACATGCGCAAGTTCGAGCTGCTCGTGCCGTATGCGGGCGCAACTTTGGAATCGATCATTCCGGCGCATATTGCGGCGGCGGGAGCGGCACGATGA
- a CDS encoding Uma2 family endonuclease — translation MPLLAEHHWTPEELLALPWDGQRHECIDGVHVLTPSPSEPHQSVVTRLLAALIPYVDAAGLGNVYTSPADLRLTTGALVQPDIFVVPANQTGCGWEGVRSPLLVIEILSPGTARNDRGLKRHYYQSAPVGEFWIVDAEARLVERWLPSDERPEICSGSIAWRPSQDKEPLTIDLPALFRKALFDETGADYRP, via the coding sequence ATGCCGCTACTTGCCGAGCATCATTGGACGCCAGAAGAACTGCTCGCATTGCCTTGGGACGGGCAGCGGCACGAGTGCATCGACGGGGTGCATGTCCTGACGCCGTCGCCGAGCGAACCGCATCAGTCGGTGGTCACGCGCCTCTTGGCCGCGTTGATCCCGTACGTGGACGCTGCCGGTCTTGGCAATGTGTACACCTCGCCGGCCGATTTGCGCCTGACGACAGGCGCGCTCGTTCAGCCAGATATCTTCGTCGTGCCTGCCAACCAGACGGGTTGTGGATGGGAAGGCGTGAGATCACCGCTGCTCGTCATTGAGATCCTCTCGCCGGGCACCGCCCGCAATGATCGCGGACTCAAGCGGCACTACTACCAGTCCGCTCCAGTCGGTGAGTTCTGGATCGTCGATGCCGAGGCACGGTTGGTGGAGCGGTGGCTCCCCAGCGACGAGCGGCCCGAAATCTGTTCGGGGTCGATTGCGTGGCGACCTTCCCAAGACAAGGAGCCGCTGACAATCGACCTGCCAGCGCTGTTCAGGAAGGCGCTATTTGACGAAACAGGCGCTGATTATAGGCCATAA
- a CDS encoding amidohydrolase, with protein sequence MRITRRLALACSLLPALLGAQGAADPRLARLKAEIPKAIDAKAKMIQQMVDQVFSFGELGMQEFESSKYLSGILEQNGFTVEHGVAGMPTAWVAKWGSGKPVISLGSDIDGIPQSTQKPGEAFRDGIVPGAPGHGEGHNSGVPLNIAAALVVKDIMTREKLQGTIVLWPGVAEEQLASKAYLVRAGVFKDVDATLFAHVSSEFGISYGDEPALTLISALFKFKGASAHAAAAPWRGKSALDAVMLMGQSWEYKREHMETAQRSHYIISDGGDQPNVVPSTASIWFFFRERDFDRVTAMYDDAKKMAQAAATMTGTQVDTIQVIGSAWRPHFNKSLAEAMHANAATVGMPAWDAKDQAMARGVQRLLGVAAEGLSTTVPPLRSPQAAAAASTGTGSDDIGDISWTVPTITLYYPANIPGTPGHNWSDGIAMATPIAHKGVVAGAKVQAMTLLDLMMQPKVVADAWDYFTNVQTKTVKYKPLMAPSDQPAIWLRQLTPEVDHRS encoded by the coding sequence GTGCGCATTACCCGTCGCCTCGCTCTTGCCTGCTCGCTCCTCCCCGCCCTGCTCGGCGCCCAAGGCGCTGCCGACCCGCGTCTCGCTCGGCTCAAAGCCGAGATTCCTAAGGCCATCGACGCCAAGGCCAAGATGATCCAGCAGATGGTGGATCAGGTCTTTTCGTTTGGCGAATTGGGGATGCAGGAGTTCGAATCCTCAAAGTATTTGAGCGGCATCCTCGAGCAGAATGGCTTTACCGTAGAGCACGGCGTCGCCGGCATGCCCACGGCGTGGGTGGCCAAGTGGGGCTCGGGCAAACCCGTGATTTCGCTTGGTTCAGATATTGACGGCATTCCGCAGTCCACGCAAAAACCCGGCGAGGCGTTTCGCGATGGGATTGTCCCCGGCGCACCCGGGCACGGCGAAGGACACAACAGCGGCGTGCCGCTCAACATCGCCGCCGCGCTCGTGGTGAAGGACATCATGACGCGCGAAAAGCTGCAGGGCACCATCGTGTTGTGGCCTGGTGTCGCCGAGGAACAGCTGGCGAGCAAGGCGTATTTGGTGCGCGCTGGCGTGTTCAAGGATGTGGACGCCACGCTCTTTGCCCATGTGAGCAGTGAGTTCGGTATTTCGTACGGCGACGAACCAGCGCTCACGCTCATCAGTGCGCTGTTCAAGTTCAAGGGCGCGAGCGCGCACGCGGCCGCCGCACCGTGGCGCGGCAAGAGTGCGCTCGATGCCGTGATGCTGATGGGGCAGAGTTGGGAGTACAAGCGCGAGCATATGGAAACGGCGCAGCGCTCGCACTACATCATCTCCGACGGCGGCGATCAACCAAACGTGGTGCCGAGCACCGCGAGCATCTGGTTCTTTTTCCGCGAGCGCGATTTTGACCGCGTGACCGCGATGTACGACGACGCCAAGAAGATGGCGCAGGCCGCCGCGACCATGACCGGCACGCAGGTGGACACCATTCAGGTGATCGGCTCGGCGTGGCGTCCGCACTTCAACAAGTCGCTCGCCGAGGCGATGCACGCCAACGCCGCCACCGTGGGGATGCCGGCGTGGGACGCGAAGGATCAGGCGATGGCCCGTGGCGTGCAACGTCTGCTCGGCGTCGCGGCCGAAGGGCTCAGCACCACAGTGCCGCCGCTCCGGAGTCCGCAGGCCGCGGCGGCCGCGAGCACCGGTACCGGCAGCGACGACATTGGCGACATCAGTTGGACGGTGCCGACGATCACGCTGTACTATCCCGCGAACATCCCCGGCACGCCTGGCCACAACTGGAGCGACGGCATCGCGATGGCCACGCCGATTGCCCATAAGGGCGTGGTGGCCGGCGCCAAGGTGCAGGCGATGACATTGTTGGATTTGATGATGCAGCCGAAGGTCGTGGCCGACGCGTGGGACTATTTCACCAACGTCCAGACCAAGACCGTGAAGTACAAGCCGCTGATGGCGCCGAGCGATCAGCCGGCGATTTGGCTTCGTCAGCTTACCCCTGAAGTAGACCATCGAAGTTAG